Proteins encoded together in one Zonotrichia leucophrys gambelii isolate GWCS_2022_RI chromosome 1, RI_Zleu_2.0, whole genome shotgun sequence window:
- the GAB2 gene encoding GRB2-associated-binding protein 2 isoform X6, with product MNHGPRSSPAELSGASHHLLRERKSSAPSHSSQPTLFTFDSPASHLQSTLSASAPQDYLFLHQCMSRKSENARSASFSQATRSAFFMRSDSAVQKLSQGNGHCLNGVGGQLHGFYSLPKPSRHNSEFRDSAYDLPRSFGSYTHPKSSLTSSETDNEEVYTYKTPNNTLCKEFGELSTDSYDIPATPLSIYQIPRTFTLDKNHNALAVAASDSPAAPPPRPPKPGQTEPRWGSPPQRPQPGENLGLTPMAATIPRRNTLPAVENSRLHRGEFGASSCETYEYPQHGGGSAVQSVESMNDGYHSYLQAKAVVARSHSTDSEDNYVPMNPGSSPLIHAEKANDNAQSLYIPMSPGPHHFDLVGLSSATLPVHKGGAVAQCHRRLSEIQPPPVNRNLKPDRKAKPSPLDLRNNAVIDELPFKSPVTKSWSRPTQTFNAGSLQYCRPVSSQSITSTDSGESEENYVAMQNPISASPVPSGTNSPAPKKSSGSVDYLALDFQPSSPGPHRKPSTSSVASDEKVDYVQVDKEKTQALQSTMQEWTDVRQSSEPAKSMKQ from the exons ATGAACCACGGCCCGCGCTCCTCCCCGGCCGAGCTCAGCGGCGCCAGCCACCACCTGCTGCGGGAGCGCAAGTCCTCAGCGCCGTCCCACTCCAGCCAGCCCACCCTGTTCACCTTCGACTCGCCTGCCAGCCACCTCCAAAGCACCCTGTctgccagtgctccccaggACTACCTTTTCCTGCACCAGTGCATGAGCAGAAAGTCAGAAAATGCGAG GAGTGCCAGCTTCTCCCAAGCCACCAGGTCTGCCTTCTTCATGCGGAGCGACTCGGCGGTGCAGAAGCTCTCGCAGGGCAACGGGCACTGCTTGAACGGCGTTGGCGGGCAACTCCACGGCTTTTACAGCCTGCCAAAACCCAGCCGGCACAACTCGGAGTTCAGGGACAGTGCCTACGACCTCCCGCGCTCCTTTGGCTCCTACACCCACCCCAAGTCGAGCCTCACCAGCTCCGAAACTGATAATGAGGAGGTCTACACCTACAAGACTCCCAACAACACCCTATGCAAGGAGTTTGGGGAGCTCTCCACGGACTCCTATGACATCCCTGCCACCCCACTCTCCATCTACCAGATCCCCAGGACATTTACACTGGACAAGAACCACAACGCTCTGGCTGTGGCCGCCAGCGACTCGCCCGCTGCGCCACCCCCACGGCCCCCGAAGCCTGGGCAGACAGAGCCACGCTGGGGCAGTCCACCCCAGCGGCCCCAGCCTGGTGAAAATCTAGGTCTCACCCCCATGGCAGCCACCATTCCCCGGAGAAACACGCTGCCAGCAGTGGAGAACAGCAGACTGCACCGAGGTGAATTTGGAG CTTCTTCCTGTGAGACGTACGAGTACCCCCAGCACGGGGGCGGCAGCGCTGTGCAGTCAGTGGAGTCCATGAACGATGGATACCACTCCTACCTG CAGGCCAAGGCAGTGGTGGCCCGCTCCCACAGCACCGACTCCGAGGACAACTACGTCCCCATGAACCCCGGTTCCTCGCCCCTAATCCACGCCGAGAAAGCCAACGACAATGCCCAAAGTCTCTACATCCCCATGAGCCCTGGGCCGCATCACTTTGACCTGGTGGGCTTGTCCTCGGCCACCCTTCCCGTGCATAAAGGAGGAGCCGTGGCTCAGTGCCACCGGCGGCTGAGTGAAATCCAGCCCCCGCCAGTCAACCGCAACCTCAAACCCGACCGGAAAG CAAAGCCATCACCGCTGGACCTGAGGAACAACGCTGTCATTGATGAGCTTCCCTTCAAATCGCCAGTCACAAAATCCTGGTCCAGGCCAAC gcagacCTTCAACGCCGGCTCTCTGCAGTACTGTCGCCCTGTCTCCTCCCAGAGCATCACCAGCACTGACTCGGGAGAGAGCGAGGAGAACTACGTGGCCATG CAAAACCCCATTTCTGCTTCTCCTGTTCCTAGTGGTACCAACAGTCCAGCGCCTAAAAAGAGTTCGGGGAGTGTGGATTACCTGGCCCTGGACTTCCAGCCAAGCTCACCAGGGCCACACAGGAAG ccctccaCATCGTCAGTCGCCTCAGATGAGAAGGTTGATTACGTGCAGGTGGACAAGGAGAAGACACAGGCGCTGCAGAGCACCATGCAGGAGTGGACTGATGTGCGGCAGTCCTCGGAGCCTGCCAAGAGCATGAAGCAGTAG